One Dysidea avara chromosome 8, odDysAvar1.4, whole genome shotgun sequence genomic window, TGACCAGGGCTTCAGTGTTCAGTTGGTGACAACCTGTCAGAGAATACAGACCACCCACTGAAGCGACATGACAACAACTTCAAGGAACTGACTTACCGGCATTgttgattgatttttaaaaaatacacGGTTTATATAGTAATATCATACCTGTTTCattgcccatacaaaagtctcaatagtagcagtgaaatttatcccgtatttcactggtagcagtgaaaaagttgtaattgcaatttcattggctagaatttatgttaacaatgtagcgtcaattagtgttgacacgtgtttagtacatagtgacaaattacgtacatagcaacgctaatgcacagcacgcatatatgcagcgagtatggtattaactgggaatagcatgggaaTAGCAGTGagatttgggataaataccactcttgttgcattgaaaaatggaaatttcactcggcttcaccttgtgaaattttacccattttcaatgcaacactcgtggtatttatcccaaatttcactgctacccatgctactaCTAGTACAAATCATTATTGAAGTCTCTGACTGGATCAGATACAATAACATTTAACctcaagtgatttaattgttgTCAGGGGCGTgaccagacttttggtgatgccagggcctagctgtaaCTAAAGACCAAAAACGTTACCTACTGACTATATCTCCaagggtgtagccaggattttcttGAAGGGGTTCGGACTTCAAGTGGAATGTTTTGGGGGAAGacctgggtgcttccccctaGACCACGTCGGaacaaaaatgatgcatacacaaaatgtgcccttaggcagtaacattaaaaagtgctgtttgtgcatctagctagctaaaacctacacactgctgtttatgcaacttatagaaactataaacctattgtagctactaaatcttcacttccagacagccaacttcaaattttctagcacacgggaaccctccacactcgagtcgcTTATTTcatagttggcaatacttccttCCGGGTGTACATTATTCTCGGTCGATCCTCCTGTAGATGGTCAGTAACtttagacttggcttgtactccaatgtatttgagacatcacgtgcccgaAACATGTgataaataaacaaaccattcattagataaatatacatcaactattcacagtttgtgctcacctgacacatgtataagacgaccactcaagtttatcgcAGTTGCTGCCTTGTAATACGTCTACCTCAACCAATCAACAGTCTTTcaccatttccaccatgcatcatgtgcattactgatcatgtgatgctataGATCTTGTTGATTTGCAATAGTTTAGCATTAATGTAATGCAAtactcaagagtagtacagaggagtgctagtgtgcaagtagctactggAGAGCTCCAGGGATGTAAGATTTTTAGTTTTAAAATCTTCTGCCTCCGAGGGGGGCGGCTATTCCCTTGATCTCCCCTCCACTAACTGCACCTccatatttataactacatacgcagcttgctacactgattctgtgactgctatattagagtatctcaatctgacaactctattacagtatctcaaatTATTGATGCCCGGGCCTGGTggttctggctacgcccctgattgtTGTtatattgtaattattattgttggtATTTCCTGTTCCTAAGCTACGGCACACAGTTTTGAGATGTTtttatgcatgtacacatggtacagttaCTGTAACAGTAAGAACAAAATGACATAATTTGTTGCTACATAGTTATGTAATAGTAACTAACACGGTTATCATAAAAGTTACCCATAACATAAGTAATGTAAACAACCTCAGACGCAAGCCATTATACTGTTGAAGGGGGTTAGGCTATTGAAGGAGATCATGTAATCCACACTAACATAATTTCCTTGCTTAGGAGTCACCTCCTTTGGCAGAGGCTTTACAGACTAAACAGTATCACCTGGAGTGGGATACGTGTGCTGATCTACCAAGTAGAATGTATAATGCCTCTGTTGCAGTCAATGGTAACAATGTCTATGTCACTGCTGGTGGTGCTCTTGAGGATGAGACTAAGAACAATGTGTATcattacaacatagctactaATCAATGGATTACCCTACCTCCACCTGGTCATTACAAGGGAGTACTGTGTATGGTGGATGCATTGTCCATATTTGGTGGTTGTGATTCAGTCACTTACAAAACACTACGAAAAGTCTCTACTTATGACAGAGATTCTAACGGCTGGTTACAAACATATCCGGGTTTGATCCATAAAAGATTCCTACCAGGTGTTGTAGTCCATGGTGAACACTTAATGGTTATGGGTGGAGAGGATCAGTCACGCAAGTCCCTTGATAGCATTGAGATTATGGACTGGAGACAGAGATCACCATGGAGAGAAGTGTCTTTTAAACTTCCTGTCCCAATGAAACACATCAAACCTTCAATTTCAGGAGAACACCTACTCATAGTAGGATATGAGCAGGGAGTAACTCGATACAATGGATCATATCAGCTACCAGTAGCTACAGTcacatcattgtcatcatcatcagacCAAGTAGCCAGTCAGTGGGAGGAACTGTCATCAGCTCCACATTTCCACACTGCTATTGTACCACACTCCAACCCTCCTTTGATCATTGGTGGCAGTGATGTTAAAGGTGTTCCCACATCAGATATCAGTCTATATGACACTTTAAAGAAGTCATGGATACAAGTTGACACTCTTATCATCGCCAAGAAGAACATTGGAGTAGCAAACATCAACAGTAAAACTATAATTGTCATTGGAGGGACCAGTGGTGGAAAGGGTGTTGAAGCTAACAAAGCAGTTTCCCTGCCTATAGTAGAGATAGGACATATTGTACATAACTGACCATTGGCAACTATGTACTGTACTGATCTCTATTGTACTCCATTACTAGTTATAGAATACATGTTCTGTTGATataattgattatgtaattgtTGGGGTGTAAGTCTTTACTGTATCTTAATACATTGTGGTCTCCAGTAGCTAAACATTATCACAGCAACTGATCACATAATACCACACATGATCTGTTTTACTAACAGGTGTCCTCAGCAGAATTTAATAGTGTGTGTACTAACCATCACACATGTTTATACTGCTCCTGATTGGTTGAATTGTCTGGATCACACTTGTACACAAATATATGCTTGCATCAACTCAAATATGCTGCTAGTGGCAAACTAGGCCTGCGTAAAACATGCCAACATAATAAAAAACATATAGTAGGCTTGATCATGagtgccagcataatgctaacaatattaggtggatattttttattccatgaaaatacagatcagtatactccctaatagagtagtcagtgctaatagagcactcaaatgcattgtacagaGCTGACTTCACTATTGATTAGGCCAAGTACGTACGGCTTCAGGGAAAAAGGGGTCTCCAAACTCCAATATTACCTTTAGACTGACTGGATTTATGCTATTCATATATTTGATGCAGCtataatactgtatgttatGGTAAGCACTCCTAAGAGTTCACATAAATACCATTTACTTGGCTATAAATCCATGTAGATTTGTTTTCTACCAGAGCCTCCAAATTTCATTTTACCTATCTAGGCCATCAAGGATAAGGCTGGCCCTGATTGTATACTAgtgaaaaaaataaaaatagatctagagattgctgaaaaacaaaacaaacaagctGGTATATTAGACCTCTATTTGACTCAATGAAGACTAAGGAAAAATAATTAATAGTTTCCATAAATTGAGAGCAGATAAGTattgagaatgcttctgtataaatttgagtccaaatagagatctctgtgtatTGAatatgctggcttgtttgactcttgtttcttttttGGCGATCTCTATTTCTCATATTTAAAAGCATTTTACACTATTAGTATTAATTTCAGGAAAAAGCACAGATATGAATCCTGCTCAGCTATATGCAAATGATAATCTATCCAATGTTCATCTAAAAGATTATTGAATGAAGTTAATGAATCAGCATTAACAATCCggtccagtcattgattactctatTCGAAAATGTGTAGGCCCTTGCAGACTTGTGAAAACTCTCCTTATACAATTTAAAATTTTGACCTCTTGTAGATGTGTAAGTAGTTGGGGAGAAAAAATGAAGCATCAACATTAAGTAGACCATGTAACATCTGATATACTAAAATCATGTCTCCTCACTTCCTTCTATAGAACAGGGATGGTAATCTGAGGTGTGATGAGTGCTCAGCATAGGGTAACTTCCTCAAAGAAGGTATAAGTCTGGTGGCTCTCTTCTGCACTTTTTTCTAACATTTTCTTACCTGTGATATTATACACCCCCATACAGAATTTGCATATTCTAAAAATAGGACAAACTAGCGTCTTATATAAAATTGGTAAGGAGTCAACATAAAGGTGTTTGAAGCATTTACTAATAAGTCCCAGAATACGATTGGCTTTAGTAGCTACAGCTGCAGCATGTTGGTGAAATTTGAGGTTTTGGTCAATCACAACTCCCAGATCTTTCTCagcactagtttgtttacttttcatatctggatagctaacatgatatagtggaacctcagttatccaaccaggggtggtccataagtctgaaacgTTCGTATCTCTGAAAATGTGTGTAAATACTTGAAAATAGTACAAAGAACATTACTTCTACAAGGTCTCATCCCCTATCTATTCAGCCTGTCGCATCTTCTATCAATTCTTTTCGCTATCCTTTCTTTGTTAGcgttaaaaagtagtgaaacatttatatgaatgatagtattaatAGCTCAGTGtgaaaatccttacattggcatttCCCATTGTGCTATATATAGTATCATTCATACACTGTTTCACTATATATTTTTTATCAATTGGATCCCTACTTCGtactagtattagtattaggtgTACAGgtaaggagcctgtaaagcctgatctttacaaaaattattgCCTATAACAAAAACTGTACAGGTTATACAATAAGAATTAACACTTGTAGTATGTTCACACCAAGTTAAATTCTCATCAATATAGAGCCCAAGGCACTTAAATGAGGACACACGAGATAGTGGCCTGCCATCAATAGCAGGgatggatctaggatttttcgAAAGGGGGgataagctggacagggacataggtaactagccagacattagaaaaGACACCAaaccttctcacaaggccctagttgtaagattcatgtaTTATCCATGgttaaattagctatttggaatagtgATTACattagcatgtgaagcatggcAACTTAAGGGGATctgggaaaattttgaaaattaagagttacaagattgaatctggaggcaatttTAATCCTACTATTATGGTAATTGCAAAGAATGCACATTACCTTGGGAAAGTTGAGATTGATTGTGAGAGCAATTTAATTGCAAAACTATTATGTTACAAgtttgcttgactgttctaattatagggtgagtgctctatcagagtatgtCTATCTTGCTTGACCAGTGTCTGAAAACCTCAGTATAGCTAACCCCCTAGAGTCGCCCCTGGGTGGACACCTACAAATTGAACTAAATAGCATATAAACTTTGTTAATGCAAgctttcaatgcatctaaaAGGTCCAATGTAGCTCTGAGTTCAGTGACTTCAGTCAGCAATATTTAGTGAGGCAACTAACTGCCTCACCTTCCTACATTGTAGCTACGTCTCtggataatcttttcatttgtagctaccaagcatttagatatagctagctatataacataatgcatcagctcttcttagccatgctctaatcagctaaatctgtgaggcagaaacatgtatagctaagtagtagtggtgttgaacatcacaattattagtatgcatgctccttagcctagtgacactttgttagccatgcatgacaccaataaagtgtactgaaaagctgaatgcagtgaagggtactatTAGCCATTAGCTAGTCTactggcaatccttagcaaagtgcaaccaTATTTGTGtttatgggctttctgaatttgttgttgtgatagtcaacttattataTCTgctgggttatgaagactgaactataggctagctacaaatgccagcaccataacccacagcatggggtcaaatcagaaggtaactgatacagattttacattcaaagacaaaagtgggtgaatatgctatagctgccttatgagactgcaaattaccaaaagactacagtttgctaaatggctgagttggtagctagttacataatatattatactgaagctgataaatctaaccaattaaacaaactaacactttttgaatcataattttttaaaatatacaaaaatcacactaatcacctcttatagccatagtggaaaacactgctaatcatctgaataaaacaaaacccacaattaaaacatttgtaattggagatgcaacccacaatcaaaacttgtttttgaagaactcttgaggaaaaggaagctatattctCCTGGAACAGGGTTGAACAATAGGtgtagttacatagacattatttgtgttggtagtgatgcatacatagttcctgaaataagtctgcttttgatacacatagaagatttagggttttattgaccaagtactaacttagaaaggaaggGGGGTGGGGCTACAGCCCTCTTAACCCCCCCTCCTAAATCCACCCCTGAATAGTAACTTTTAAGTCATGATTTTGAAGCTTTTGACGTGAGGCAACCAACATTATATTAGATTTCTTGATACTAAGGCTCAAGAAGTTTACACAAAGCCAAGAATACACAAAATTAAGCTAGATCTTCTTGCAGGTCATGTTTGGCACAAGATAGATTAATATTGCTACAGTGCGTCTCCATGTCATTAGCATACAAATTTAGTTCACAGTTCTGTATAACATTGGGCAAGTTATTCATGTAAATGCTAAACAACAATGGGCCTAAAATCGACCCCTGAGGCACACCAACATGTACTTCACCCCAGATAGATGATAATCCCTGCATATAAACTTATTGTTGATGACATGATAAGTAACTCGCAAACCAAGTAAGAGAGTGTCCTAACACCAAAACATGCCAGCTTGGATAGtaattagggatgcggcgattatgctggcataatttcaggcataataggtatgtgtggaaatcaggaattatgctagcattttgaggtgattataaagcttagcagtaggaaaatctgcagattgcacaattccgttaaaaaagatcgagatactctaatagagcagtcagaaactctaatagaacagtcattgaatattatttactctaataaagcagtcatattgaaataaaattctctaatacagtaaccagctaaagaattcaagactatttgaagcctaaacatcaatgaaaatggtctgatacagcaataaaccggcattattagccaattatggtggcataattttgggaataatgggcaattctcaaaagcataataggtgattttttgagcactgctcaaaagcataatgctcaatttttggagcataatagcctcatgcctaatagTAATATATCATGGTTGATGCTATCAAATGCTTTGGAAATGTCTAAGAAAGCTACTGCAGTGAACTTACTCTCATCAATAGCTCTTTGCCAAGAATCAGTAACATGTATGAGAACATCCTGAGTTAAGTAATTTGGACGAAATCCTGACTGACGATCTGAAAATAAATTGTTTTCAATAAATATGTTATCAATTTACCATAAACCACTCGTTCTAAAACTTTAGATAAAACTGGCAGAACAGAACTTGGATGAAACTACAAGTCTGGTAATAAGTTTTCCAATAGAATTAGGTTCAGCCTTGATAAATCTGACAGGAATTCCATCAACACCTGAAGCCTTTTACTCTCAATATAATAGAAATGACGTCCGATTCTGAAACTTCAGACAGATAAAAAGTAGATGAAGCCACTGAACAAAATGATACAGGAGAAACATATGTACAAGGAAGACTACTAGCAAGTTTATCAGCAACAGACAAAAGTAATGATTTAAATCATCAGGAGTAAAATCCAGATTTGCAACAGAGCCAGATGGTTGTGACCCTTGGCATGACATATAATGAAAACTGGACCAAAACCACCTGGTGTAGGAGAATGGTGTAGAAGAAGCAAATTGTGACAAATAAGTATGTTTAGCATTTCTTAACAGTTTGTTAACTTTGTTATGAGCACAGTGATATTACTGCCATATCACAGGATCACTAGTACTCAGAGCACAATGGTGAAGTCTATCTCTAGCACGACAAGCAGTAATGACATCAGAGTTGGCAGTCCATGGAGTTGTATGTTGTTTAGTACGAATCTTATGAAGAGGTATAAGCAAGTCCATCAAACTTTGTAACACAGCAGTAAAACACTCCATAGTATCAGAGACATTGTCAAAAGAAAATACATCATTCCAAGCTTCATGATTATAAATAACATGTAACAAGGTAGAATCCAGTTTATGATAAGACCTCACATTTATCAATTTATGTCCAGAGAGCTGATGAGATTGTCTGGTGAAGTAGGTGCCCACAACAATATGATGATTACTAAAAGCAACAGGTAATGCAATTACATCAGTAAAAGAAAATATGCTGTTAGTTAAAAACACAGtactgtcttagtggagtcgctTAGTGATcggacgatcagtaagtgtttttCTAGCCATAAaacgaactggtaggattagtttggctggttttagcgatttacagtgtgttgtttacgtaccattccttaaataaattctctgcatagctgtactgtattttcccaagtgtgctgtatttgcccaattaagcacataactgtactgtattttcccaattagctgcgtaactgttctgtatgactcatacagtacagttatgcagctaattagtaccgtatggacaatacgatatgcagcatcgctttgatcctcccatgcaaagtacaatattgtacaaatgtgactgaattttggaaaatcacccatatgggcgcatgtgagaattttcatgtttagtgggttgctaatatgAGAAggacagttttgaaaatatttcaagaattttcttgtaatttaaggtattgagaatggcttaaaaccaccaacaagtagatttgcactataaagtttgtgattttagcattaaatattttaggtgtcaaatgtgcccatatgggtgattttccaaaatttggtcacaaataaagcactctttgtggtcaataCAGCACTGTTTGCCAGAGTTAGGTgcactttatgaaatttaaagtatacttttttcctttgatctctcccatgcaaagttctataagccaccataattggttaataatgccagtttattgctgtcaGACCATTTTTATttatgtttaagcttcaaaatTAAtaatcttgaattctttagctgttTGCTATACTAGAGTATTTcattcaatgtgactgctttattagagtaaataatatttgtgactgggcctgcgaaaatagggcatgtgggcacatgagtTTTGCCTACTCTTTCAAACTTCCTtaactcataactttttataccaaaatgctatggcaatgaaacTTTTAGCACTTAGTAAGAatgtaattggctttatgacgcaagttacagaatgcaaatattctgtttctGTACTGAGTTACGACCTttagtgtgacagggtgtagtttgtgctcacatgcactgtttttgcaggcctggtcacatttagtgactgttctattagagtttctgactgttctgtttgagtatctcgatcttttttaatggaattgtgcaatctgcagattttcctactgttaaagctttatagtcacctcaaaatgctagcataattcctgattcccacacatacctacactgtgaaaaaagagggatataagatggtatttccagtggcttattgaatacaaaaaagcttgatataacctgtattatactaacaatctcatgtaaggctttagttaatgtgttaaacatactgaaaccatatacgtgatggtatagtgtgggtattatattcgatataagctatttcaggtaatgtggtaaataaactgaaaccatatatgtaatagtatagtatgcattatactaaactataacatgagtataatacaggatttatattaaggcttatttgtattcaataagccactggaaataccatattatatcccacctttttcacagtgctaCATGCCTGCTGGCATAATCACTGCATCCCTAATCCACCTAATTATGCTGAATatactttttattatgctggtataCTTGATGCAGGCCTAATCCCAAAGATTACTGGCCTTATTAATAAAACCACATAATGGTCTTCTcatcacctctttacaaagactcgaccacctcttcacattgtAACACTTGTAGCAGCTAAGTCCAAACATCTGTTTCATGACTTTAtcaaaaaaaaccaaaaaacaacaataaacaaacaaaaaaagtagctagctataggcaGCTATAAAAGGCTAGGCTCTAAGGTCATCTCCTTATGAGACCTCAAGTCACCtcatttttctttactacagggtTATTGATTTTATTATACTATATTTCACTTGCATAGAGATACTTTCTTTTAACCACTATCAtttttttgtatgacacattctggcACAAACTCAttataaaacatgtcaaattAACAATACATTGAAATTTTCCATAAAATGTTATTACGCATAAAGTACAGCAGCCTATGGAGGTAAGTCACATTATTTATCATGATTACTGTCTGTAAACTTGGTATTGACATTTTTCCATGTAGCAAATCCCAATAGCATATATATGTTTTGATATTTACATGATAATGGTATGGACAGCcagatgacttgagtgaagtgtggaccatAATAATATTGGAGAAGACATGTTTGGAACTGATCATTGTAAACAAGTGCCTAAATACAGGGCACCTAGCTACTGTAGCTTAGTTTCACGTGTTTATGTGTACAAAGTGAGTGTGGATTAGTGAACAGTCAATGTCTATTTGGAAGGAAATGCTGTCTATGATTCCCATGTAAATTCAAGAGTAGGTCGATACATCAGTATTGTTCAGTATCAGCTTTAATTCCTATGCATGCCTGGCACTCAGGTGGCTGATCACCCACGAGGTTAATCACAAGGGTAGTACACTGTTATTGCATTACCACCTGAGGTGGTATAAGGATCATTATCTGCCATCATTAAAAGTCTAATAAGGTGCAGCCCAAGTCACATTACATACTATGTACTTGATCAATGTGTGCAGCTCCCTCGTGTTTCACTTAAAATTAAATAATGTGATTTGACATCAAACGTATACTTTAATTCTAAAATTCATAATTATTCATGGTGGTGACAATCTAACACTGCCAATCCCTCCATAACCATCATTGAAAAAGGCATAAACTCCACTATGATCTTCTCCATTCTCTGATGGAACATCAAGAAACTTGATACAGAAACTACGAGGACCAGCACCGAGACAAGGAATCACTCCAAGCAGTTTTCCCTCTCTTGATAACCAGTAGACATCTTCACGTTGTCTATCATGGAACACTGAACTGGCCACAAGGTATCCTACCAACAACACCTAGCAACATAACACACCTACCACACAGCTGGCCCACTAACCAATATCCCCAATGTGATGGAACTCTGTTACCAGTCCTGGTAGCTCAACATCCATACTGACTGTCACCATCAGCCTGCACAACATGTGACTAACATGAGACTAACATGTGATCACTAACCCAGCTGTGATCTTCATTATTATCAACCTGTTATTGATTGCCATAGCAACAACACAACAATTACTGACATCTGATTGGTCATCCTTCACTGTATCCTGACCAGCTGGTATGTTCGTCACTTCTCCACTATGTGTGTCTGGAAAGTGTTGTAGTTGTTCAGTGACACTAGTGACCTTCTTGGACACCCAGTTAATGTCAAACACTTTTAAAATAGTTACACTACAGTCAGCAATGTCAAACTGAGGCCTGATAATACCACTGGGATCTACTCTACTCCCAGAACTGTTATTACTTGATGGTAGCTCACAAGACATCAGTGTTAGTGAGATGGGGTCCAGTAGATAGACCCCTGATGTAGTATGAACTAGCAAACAGCCAGGGAGGGAGAAGAGTTGTGGTCCTGTGCCAAGCATTGCAATAGACTCCTGAGGTGATTCGTCATTGTCAAGTGTTGACAATGTCCAGCTTTGTACAACTGATGTGACACTAGTAAAGCGTAACAATATTGGAGTTACAAcatcaatacacacatcattacTGGTACAACATAACACCAACCTAAGAGCCACCATTATAACAGTGGCTCACGACTTTCATTGAAGACAACTTAAATATTTGGCTCTATAGTAAATTCATGTTGACCTGAGAAAATTAACAGCTAGTGGTATAGCTAAGTGCTTTATTAGCCAAATAGATGGTCAGTGATAGTAGAGCtgacat contains:
- the LOC136264233 gene encoding probable serine/threonine-protein kinase DDB_G0271682 isoform X1, with the translated sequence MGQTQTRNKVQGDTTPTASNDQYQAIATVNQIPELKDVTLSGTMSTGNELGRGSYGKVYSVQYRNKTYAAKEIHRLLIEGVSPEDREAIKNDFVKECLRCSSIYHSNVVEFVGVYYSDHSGIPIMVMELMETSLASFVKKNKSNIANKKKISILFDVSCGLTFLHTRKPPVIHRDLSSNNVMLTSKLVAKLGDLGVAKVIRADRTQTKSRLTTAPGTTDFMPPETLVANPEYGFPVDVFSFAGVALHVFSEEWPSPGPTKAKDPETGKYFAPTEAGRRQQYLDKITGGDLVTTLRQLVERCLDDDPDKRPPIREVKKTIEPMVESPPLAEALQTKQYHLEWDTCADLPSRMYNASVAVNGNNVYVTAGGALEDETKNNVYHYNIATNQWITLPPPGHYKGVLCMVDALSIFGGCDSVTYKTLRKVSTYDRDSNGWLQTYPGLIHKRFLPGVVVHGEHLMVMGGEDQSRKSLDSIEIMDWRQRSPWREVSFKLPVPMKHIKPSISGEHLLIVGYEQGVTRYNGSYQLPVATVTSLSSSSDQVASQWEELSSAPHFHTAIVPHSNPPLIIGGSDVKGVPTSDISLYDTLKKSWIQVDTLIIAKKNIGVANINSKTIIVIGGTSGGKGVEANKAVSLPIVEIGHIVHN
- the LOC136264233 gene encoding probable serine/threonine-protein kinase DDB_G0271682 isoform X2 yields the protein MSTGNELGRGSYGKVYSVQYRNKTYAAKEIHRLLIEGVSPEDREAIKNDFVKECLRCSSIYHSNVVEFVGVYYSDHSGIPIMVMELMETSLASFVKKNKSNIANKKKISILFDVSCGLTFLHTRKPPVIHRDLSSNNVMLTSKLVAKLGDLGVAKVIRADRTQTKSRLTTAPGTTDFMPPETLVANPEYGFPVDVFSFAGVALHVFSEEWPSPGPTKAKDPETGKYFAPTEAGRRQQYLDKITGGDLVTTLRQLVERCLDDDPDKRPPIREVKKTIEPMVESPPLAEALQTKQYHLEWDTCADLPSRMYNASVAVNGNNVYVTAGGALEDETKNNVYHYNIATNQWITLPPPGHYKGVLCMVDALSIFGGCDSVTYKTLRKVSTYDRDSNGWLQTYPGLIHKRFLPGVVVHGEHLMVMGGEDQSRKSLDSIEIMDWRQRSPWREVSFKLPVPMKHIKPSISGEHLLIVGYEQGVTRYNGSYQLPVATVTSLSSSSDQVASQWEELSSAPHFHTAIVPHSNPPLIIGGSDVKGVPTSDISLYDTLKKSWIQVDTLIIAKKNIGVANINSKTIIVIGGTSGGKGVEANKAVSLPIVEIGHIVHN